From the genome of Mycoplasma crocodyli MP145:
TAGCATCAAAATTTGTTTTTTCTTCTTTTAATTTATTGTTTTCTTTTAGTTTATATAAATCAAAAATTGCATCAGCTTTTTCAAAATTAAAAGTTTTAAGTGTCGAATTTAAATCTAATGATTTTTCAAATAATGCATTAGATTTTTCTTTATTAAATAAACCATTGTAGGTGTATTTGCTTTGAACCTTTGAAAGTTCATAAAATTTTCTAGATTTAATAAATGAATTAACAACTTTTAATGAACTTATTTTATTTTCAAGCGAGAAAAATGTTTTTCTAATTTTTGTTAGGCCTCTATTATCAATTATTTTGTTTGAAATAACTAATTTTGTTAGTCTTACTTCATTTATTTTTAAGTGTTCTTTAATGTTTGAAAATTGATTAAATTCTGTTATGTTTTGATATAAGTTATTTCTTGAATTTTCAAGTTTTATAATCTCAGTATCAGTTTCAATTTTTAATAATTTGCATAAATATTGTTGATATCCAAGTTTTAAATCTATATCACATAATGTCCCAGTATGTCTTTGTATTTGTGCAAAAATAGCTTTAATTTTTTGCTCTTTACTTTTCGCTGAATTTATAATTTTTTTAATTTTTTCTTGGTTATGTTTTTGATTATTTTTGATAAGTGACTCATGTTCTTTAATCTTTGCAATCATTTCTTTTTTTATCATTTTAGCTTCTGATAAATGGGTTGAATATTTTTGATTATATTCATATTCAAGTTCAAGTATTTTTTTACTAAACGATAACTTGATATTACTTTTTTGCCTTAGATATAGTTCTTTTTGCATCATTTTTGTTGAATTGTATTTTGTTTCTAGGTCGCTTCTTTTGTTAAAAAGTTTAATTCTCTTGGCTTCAAGAGATTTGTAAAAATTCTTAATCTCAGATTCAAGTGAAGGCTTTCTTTTTAATATTTCCTTTTCAAATGCATTCAATTTATTTTCAATTTTAGTCAATTGAAAATCAGTATCATTATTATTCATAAGATAGGTCAAGATTATTGAATAAATGGCGTGCTTTTCAAAAATTATAATTTCATCTTTCTTTGTTTTTTCAACAAGTTTTCTTAATGAAGAAACTTTGAATTCTTGAGAATCGCCTGTGTTTTTTAGAGACTTTTCAAAATCTCTAATATAAGCATATAAATCCTCTCTTTCCTTTTTTATTTTGTTGATTTCAAAGTTAATTAAAGTCTTGATGTTCTTTGTATAGCTAAGCTGTTTTATAGAATCTGACAAGACTTTAACTCTATTTTTATAAGCAACTTTTAAACTACTTAATTCTCTTTTTTGATTATCTTGTAGTTTGGTTCTAGCTCTTAAAAATAAATCTTTGTCAACATTTTTAGTTGTTTTAATTGCATCTAAACGCCTGTCAAAAACCAGTTGAACTTGTTTTTTATAAGCATTCAGAGTTTGTGATTGTTCAGGTAAGATAGTTTCAAATTCACTATCATACCAGTTGTAAAGTTTAAGTGTTTCCATTTTTGTTTTTTTGCTTATGAATTTTATAATACTCATAATATTGAACTTTTCGTTCAATATGTAATTTTATTGCACTATAAATAAGGTAAATAAGAACTGAGGTCGTTAGAATTGAAGTTAAGGCTCCAATTGCAATTAAGCCATTTGAATGATGTGAATACGGCGAAACATGACAAACAAATCCTAGAAGTGTAAAAACAATTATTCAAGATATGAAGAAGCCGTACCCAACTTGAACTCTATGTCTTGCTAATGTTAAATAAATAACAAAAGCAATAATAACTAGTGAGTTAGATATATAGGACATAACCTTTCCTAAATAGTAATTTGTTATAAAGGTTTTTTCCTGTGCTTCAATATCTGAATTAGTTCCTTCGAATTTTGGTAAATTTGGAGGAAAGTTAATTGATGTAAATATTCAAAAAATTAATAAAAGTATTATTAAAGAACAACAAACAAGCATATAGTAATATGTTTGCTTGTTGATATTAATTTTTATTTTGCGAATATTATTAAACCTGATCCTGATGTTGCAGTAATTGCATCAATTTTTTGTTTGTATAATGTTGATAATTGAGTTTCAATTACATTAACAAAGTCGTCAAATGTTTTAACTGTTTTTGATTTTTCTTCAAGGAATGTTTTATTTCCGAATGTACTTTCGTTTCATGAACCTCATGCAACGTTTCCAAAGTGAGGGTTAGAGTTATCTAAACGACCACCAAAGTTAGGAACTCCTAAACCACCATCTTGAATTGATTTTGTAGATGTTAAAACATTTAGCACTTTATCAACTGCAAGTGATTTTTCGTAATCTTTTACGATGTCTGCTGATCCCATCAATGTATATTCAGATTTAGTGTTATCTTTTTTAGTAAATTTAGCTGATTTTTGATAATCATTACCAAAGCTCTTTAATAACGCTTTTGTTTTATAGTAGTTAAAGTATAGTTCAACCGCTTTTTCAATTGTTTCTTTAGGTTGAACTGTTTTAGCTAATTCTTTATTTACTAAAATTGCTTTATCAACCATTGCTTTTTTGAATGCATCCAACTTGTTTTCTTTGAAGTTTTTGATAATTTCATCTAATAAATTATCTTTATCACTATCAGAGTCACCGTTTGCTCCAAAAATGTATTTTTCCATTTTTCTTATATGTAATGAAGTATCTGACTGTTTAGTTTCAGCCAATATCTTTTCAGCATCCGTTTTTGCTTCTTCAACAAATTTTAAACCATCTTTTAGAATACCAAGTCCTATTTGTCATGGTTCATTATTTCCAAGTAATTGATTTAAATCAACACCCAAGATAGCAGCAATAGCGTTTCTTAAACCAGTTGTTTTACCGAAGTTTTTATTGAAGTCTGCAATTTCTTTTTCGGCATCTTTTAACTCTGTAAACGATTCTTTTTTAAGTACATATGCTTCAAGTTCATTTTTTGCATCAAGTGCATTTTTAGGATCTTTATCAACCGATCATGAATTAACTTCGTATTTTAATGCGGCTTCAATTTTACCAACTTGTTCATTATAAGCTTTATTAAATTCTTCAGTTGTTGTAAAACCTGTGTCCTTAATTAATTTATCTAATGCTTGTTTTGGAAGAGTTGATACTTTTGCTTGTAGTTCTTTAACTTTAACTTGTGATGCAAGATAGTATGGAACTTTTGAATCTAATTTAAAGTATTTGTAATATGCTTCGCTTGAGAAAATTAATTTAAGAACTTCTTTAATTGCATCTTTTCTTTCTTTTGATGAACCATTATTACGTGCGTTAATCATGTACGATCATGATCCTGAAGCTTGTTTGTATGGTCTTCCTTTTGAAATTTCACCAATGTTTACAAATGTTTTAGCATCAGCTGATTTTTGAGCATTTTGAATGTCTCATGTACCGATAATTCCATATTCAAGTTTTTTATTTTTCATTAACGAAAATACTTCATTATTTACAGCACCCATATCTCCTTGTAATAAGTTTTTAAGGCTTCCTTGTGTAATTCCTTTTTTACCTCATTCGGTGTTTTTGAATTCAGTTTCTGATTTTAAATATGCTGCTTCATATATTGGGTAGTAAAGTTTTGCTGCTTCTTTAATTCCTTCTTTAAAGTCTGCATGGTGTTCATCCGTTGTAACAAACCCTGAAGCTAAAGCACCACCAGCTTTTGTATATAAAATTTTTGAAATTAATGGATCTTTTAACGATTTAGTTTTTGTTATATCATTAAGAGCCGCATTTAATGCTCCATTTCCATATCAAAAGTCTTGAATACGTGCAAAGAGTTTTGCTTCTTTTGTTAATCCTTCAAGTGTGTTTGTTTTAGCATCTGCAAGATCAGCTTTTACTTTAGATAGTTCATTTGTTGATACTAAAATTATTGCTTCTGTATTATGTCTAATAGCTAAGAGTTTCTTTACAGGCTTAAATGTTTTATCACCTTCATTAACTCCAACAACAGAACCAAATTCTTTTGCTGCTTCTTTTTCTTCATTTGTAGCACCGGTCACAGCTAAAATTTTGTCAAATAATGTTGGATCGAATTCGTTTAATTCCGCAACGGCATTACTTTGTGCAAATGTCGTTACTCTATCTTGTGCTCCATAGAAAATATCAGGAACTATATCTCTGTCGGTAAAACCAGCAGGTCCAAAATCCATTGCTCCCCATACGTCTTTGTTGATAGTTTTAATTTTATAACCTTTTTTTGCAAAATCGGTTGCATTAAATTGTTCAATAACATAGTCATACATTTCTTTTTGTGGTCCATCAACTGCTATAACAATTTCTTTAAATTTTTCTTCTTTGTTGTCTGGATTGTCTTTTTTTGGTCCACACGCTGCTGAAAGACCTACAGCAAGTACTGAAACTCCGCCAAGTCCTAAAGCTATTATTTTCTTAGTTTTCATAAAACCTCCGAGATTATCTATTCAAATGCAATTTCATTTTTGATGTAAGCTACAACAGTAAATGGAAAAGAGATGAAAGGAAGACATAGTATACTTAAGATCGATGATGCAATACCCATCCATTTCATAGTTTCTGTTTTATCTAGAATGTATAAAATGTGTATAAATAATACAATTTGAGTAATTCAAGAAAAAAGAAATATTGTAATGAGTAACTTGCTTGTTGTTTGATTTATCGTTTTCACAAAAAAATCAGCATTTAATTGTTGTTTATTGAAATAAAGAAACAACAATAAGACCAATAAAAGTAAGGACATAATCATATTTGAAAAATTTATGTATAAATACTCAATAATTTTAGGAAGAGATTTTCGTTCAAGTGGTCTCTTTCCTAAGAATGTATATCTTATCCTTGTCTTAAAGTCTAATTTAGTATATTTTTTGATATTTGCCTTCCTGATTAAATAATCATTTATATTTTATTCTTTCTTTAAATTAATATATTTTTAAAAATATTTATATGTTGTATTGCTTGATTATTTGCCTTGTATGGTCAAGATTTATATTATATTTATTTTTTTACAAAATACTCTATTATATAGTTATATTAGTAAAAAGTTATTGCCTTTAATAATAATATTAAAAAAATAAATATGGAAATATGTTCCACATTTATTTTTTTAGTTTCTTTTTGCAGTAATTATCAACAAGGACCCTTGTTCAGATTCAAATTTATTATTTTTTACTGAAAATCCTGTATTCAGTTCTATTTTTAAATCCTTAACAACGCTTTTTAAAGTGAATAAACTTTTTGTTTTACCAAAAGTATAATGCAAGATAAAAATATCTCCTTTTTCGTTTTCACGAACTATTGTGTTGTTTCAACTGACTTCACCTTCAAAATAATCAGATGGATTTTTAATATAGTTTTCGTTTTGCTCGGAAATTCAGATGTGTTTTTTCTTAATATCAATAGCTTTTTTTAAGATATTATAAGTTGATTTTTTATTCTCCATTGCTTTTTCAACGGTTGTTTCGACTTTTGAATCTGTTAATTTAATTAGATCATTTGATGATTTAGCTTCATTGAAAAGAACAACTTTATCAGGATCTTCTCAATTAAATGGTTCCCTAACATTAGGATCAGTTTTTTTATTTCCGTGCATGTCTAATTCGTCACCATGGTATAAAGTTGGTAATCCAGGTCTAAGAACCAGTTGAACTAAGGCAGCTTGAAGAGCCGACTTAAATATATCATTAAGAGGCTCTTCCGTTTTATACTGTTGTTGAAGTGAACTTCTAAATTTATTTATTCATCTATCAACATCATGATTATCTAAAAAAGGCATTCACTTTTGATTATTATTTTTATCATTCATGGTCTTAATAAGTTGTTTTTCATTATTGAATTCGATAGAAAGTGAATCACCATTTTTTCAATGTTGTCCATCAATTACTGAATTAAGGGCAATGTTTTTATCACTTGAAAAATACATATTTGCATCTGAAGGTGTTTTTCATCACTCTCCAAACATATAAATTTCATTTGAGTGTCTTTCTTTTTCTGTCATCACACTATTTGTTGCTTCTCGTAATTCGGCAAATAACTTTGAAGTTTTTGAACCATCACCATCAGTTGGTTCATACTTGTTTTGATTGAACATACCACCATCTCAATAGTGATAAAATGCATCATATCTAAACCCATCAACACCTAGTTTTGCTCAGAACTTTTGAACATTTTTTAATTCATTTCTCAATTTAGGATTGTCTAAATTTAGATCAGGCATTCAAGGACTAAAAGCTGCTACATAATGTTTGTTGGTTGGTGTAATATTGGGATCATCATTTTGAGTATATTTTCTAATATTCGCATCGTCAATACCATAAGCTGATTTTATATCGTCGTGTTTACTTGGCATAAATCTATAATAATCTTCATAGTCTTTATTACCTTTAAGAGCTTCTTGAAATCAAGGATGTTCAAACGAAGTATGATTAAATACCATATCAAGATAAACTCTAATTCCTTGTTTGTGAGCTTCAATTAAAAATTCTTTGAACGCTTCCATTCCACCAAGTTCTTTTGCTACATCACAATAATCAATTACATCATAACCATGATATGAACTAGAAGGATGAATTGGAGATAAATAAAGTTGATCTATTCCAAGATTTGTGAAATAATTCAAATTATTTTTCAAACCTATAAAATCTCCAATTCCATCTCCATTACCGTCAGCAAACGAATAAACTAAGAGTTGATAATTAATATTCGATTTTTCTATATTATTATTAAATGGAGCAATGAATTTTGCTTCATTTGCTTTGTTTTCATAATTAGTTAATGAAAGATTTGCTCTATATTTTTCACTTCCTCAGCTGCTACTCAATTGTTTTTCTCCTTTTGTTGGACTACATGAGATTAGTAGCCCACTTAGTAAAATTGGACTTGAAATTAATGTTAATTTTTTTAATGTTTTATATATATTTTTTTTCATCATACTATTATTATAGATACTTTTAAAAAATGATTAAGGATTAAAAAAAAGACCTAATTGGTCCTTAAACAAGTGAGAATTCCTGATGTTTTATATCAAAATTATCTGGATGAATTACATACTTTGCGGCAAATGATATACTATCAAAATCATATCCAAACACATATAAAACAACAAGTTTCTCATAACCAAATTTATTTACATCTTCATATTTGAGATGATAAACAATATTGGTTATTCCATTTCTAGAAACAAGTTGATTAATAAGTGAGTCATTAATGTTAAAGTCATTGTCAAAATATTTTTTTAAAACAAAACAATCTGCATAACAAATTACTTTTCCATCTTTGATGTAGACCTTTTCATAACTTGAATCATCTTCAAAAATAATATTCATTCTTTGCAATCACTCACGATCCAAGTTCTTATTTAAGGTTGACTTATGTTCATCTGAACCCAATATATAAGATATTGGTTTTATTAAATTATGAAAGTTTTCAGCAACAAAATGGCCTCTTTTTGATATAGAATAAACCGCTCCAAGAGCCTCTAGCCTATGATAAGCAGAAACAACAGCACTTCTTGAGCAATCAAAGCGTAACATTAAGGCATGTTCTGAAGGCATAATTTTGTTGGTTGGTATTTTTTTACTTCTAATTAAGTCCATCAAATAGATAACTATTTGTTGAGTTTTTGTACTTGCTTTTTTAATCATATGCTTATTATACTTGATTTATACTTGTGTGGTCAAGTTTTTTTGATTCATTATTTTTTCTTTGCAAATAATTCAAAATTATTGCAAAGAAAAAACGAGACTACAATAACTCGTTTTTTAATAATTATTTAACTTTTGAATATTTCGATACCTTAATTTCTTTTTTCTTTATCAAGTTTAATACCATTGTGAATTCACCTTTGACATTTTCATTTGATTTGAATAATTCAATAATTTTAGAAGGTTTACCACGAAAATGTTCTTCATGCATTTTTGTTAATTCTTTACCTAGAAACAGTTCACAATCATCTTTAAAGACTTCATAAATTGTTTCTAATGTTGATAACAACTTGTGAGGAGAAACAAAGAAAATGTGAGCACCAAAATCAAGGGTTTTTAAGTAATTTGCACGTTGAATGTTTTTGTCTTTTATAAAACCATGAAATGTAAAATTATTGCTAAATGATGAAAGTACAAATGCACTTATGCTCGCACTAACACCAGGAACTAATTCAATTTCAATATCGTTTTCAATCGCTTGTTTTATAAGTTCAAACCCAGGATCTGAAACCACAGGCATTCCTGCATCAGAAACTAAAGCAACATTAAGGTTATTATCTTTTACTAATTTTAGTATTCCTCTCGAGCCATTTTGCTCATTGAAGTTATTATAAGTTATTAATTTTTTATTAGTTATTTCGAAATGATTTAACAATTTCATCGTAACTCTTGTATCTTCACAAGCAACAACTTCAACCATCCTTAAAACTTTTAAAGCTCTTAAGGTAATATCTTCAAGGTTTCCAATTGGTGTTCCTACTATATAAATTTTAGCCATAGTACTCCATTAACTTTGATAATAAAATTTCTTTTTGAAGAGCAAATGATGTGTTTGCTTCAACGTTAATAATAAAATTATTTACGTCATAAATAAATGTGTTTAAATTATTAATTGTATTCTTTGGAATTTCAAAGTTCTTTTTTGTTATTTTTGAAATTAATCTTAGCTCCTCAGGGTTAGGTGATGAAAGCAATATTAATCTAAAAAAATATGCAAGTGATTTTAATAAAAAATATGAAAATTCTTTTTTTTCAATCGTTAAATTTGAACTCAAATAAGTATAAAGTTGATACTTATTTTTTCAAGACTTTTCCAAAGCAACAATTAAACTTAGAGCAAGCTCTTTTGTTTTATCATCAAGTAATTCTTTAGCTTGTTCTTGATTATCAAATGTTTCGCATAACATTAATGAATATCTTTTTGATTTTGTTAAATTAAAAAATAAATCATATGCATCTTTTTTGTTTGACGACGCAAAAACATTAATTAAGAAAGAACGTGATTTTATTGTTGGCAATACCCTTGAAATATTTGAGGTTGTTAATAAAATCAAACTATTTTGTATTGGCTCTTCTATAATTTTAAGGATAGAATTTATACCATTTAGTGTTGCTAAATCTACATTTTGTATTATGATAATTTTTTTCTTATTATCAAATTGGCTTGTTGAATCAATGTTTTTAAAAGCTTCTAGAATGTCTTCTTTTTTAATTGTTTTTTTGTCCAAAGCTTCTATAGTATAGATGTTTTGAGTGTTTTTTAAATCTACATCATCACCTTCTATTTTAGAAATAAAATAGTGAAGAACTTCTTGATCTTCAGTATGATTTATTAAATTGAATAGATAGCAATGTGATAATTTTTTGTTTAAAAAAATGTTATCAATTATTTTTTTAACATTTAAGCTTAACATCTTTTAAATACCTCAAAAATTTTTCATTTTCCATTAACTTTTGAATAACTTGCTCAACTACTTCATCAAAACTTTTTGAAGCATCGACAATGATAAAGCGGTTGTTTTTATCTTTGTCGATTATTTTTAAATAACCATCATAAACTTTATTATGAAATATTTCGGTTTCATCATCCATTCTATCGTGAACTAACCTATTAGCTAATCTTCTCTTTTTCGAATCAGCTGGGTTAATATCAAAAAAGATTGTTAAATCGGGAATTGTATTGTCAATAATTAGTTCAGTTAGTGACGTAGCAAAGTCAATTCCAAGTTCTCTTGCATATCCTTGATATGCATAAAAACTATCAATAAATCTGTCACATAGAACAAGCTTTTTTTCTTTTAATGAAGGTCATATAACATGTTCAAGATGAATTCTTCTGCTTGCAGAATATAAAAGTGCTTCAGTTACAGGAGAAATTTTTGATGATTTATCTA
Proteins encoded in this window:
- a CDS encoding alpha-amylase family glycosyl hydrolase: MMKKNIYKTLKKLTLISSPILLSGLLISCSPTKGEKQLSSSWGSEKYRANLSLTNYENKANEAKFIAPFNNNIEKSNINYQLLVYSFADGNGDGIGDFIGLKNNLNYFTNLGIDQLYLSPIHPSSSYHGYDVIDYCDVAKELGGMEAFKEFLIEAHKQGIRVYLDMVFNHTSFEHPWFQEALKGNKDYEDYYRFMPSKHDDIKSAYGIDDANIRKYTQNDDPNITPTNKHYVAAFSPWMPDLNLDNPKLRNELKNVQKFWAKLGVDGFRYDAFYHYWDGGMFNQNKYEPTDGDGSKTSKLFAELREATNSVMTEKERHSNEIYMFGEWWKTPSDANMYFSSDKNIALNSVIDGQHWKNGDSLSIEFNNEKQLIKTMNDKNNNQKWMPFLDNHDVDRWINKFRSSLQQQYKTEEPLNDIFKSALQAALVQLVLRPGLPTLYHGDELDMHGNKKTDPNVREPFNWEDPDKVVLFNEAKSSNDLIKLTDSKVETTVEKAMENKKSTYNILKKAIDIKKKHIWISEQNENYIKNPSDYFEGEVSWNNTIVRENEKGDIFILHYTFGKTKSLFTLKSVVKDLKIELNTGFSVKNNKFESEQGSLLIITAKRN
- a CDS encoding GntR family transcriptional regulator, which encodes MIKKASTKTQQIVIYLMDLIRSKKIPTNKIMPSEHALMLRFDCSRSAVVSAYHRLEALGAVYSISKRGHFVAENFHNLIKPISYILGSDEHKSTLNKNLDREWLQRMNIIFEDDSSYEKVYIKDGKVICYADCFVLKKYFDNDFNINDSLINQLVSRNGITNIVYHLKYEDVNKFGYEKLVVLYVFGYDFDSISFAAKYVIHPDNFDIKHQEFSLV
- the rsmI gene encoding 16S rRNA (cytidine(1402)-2'-O)-methyltransferase; this encodes MAKIYIVGTPIGNLEDITLRALKVLRMVEVVACEDTRVTMKLLNHFEITNKKLITYNNFNEQNGSRGILKLVKDNNLNVALVSDAGMPVVSDPGFELIKQAIENDIEIELVPGVSASISAFVLSSFSNNFTFHGFIKDKNIQRANYLKTLDFGAHIFFVSPHKLLSTLETIYEVFKDDCELFLGKELTKMHEEHFRGKPSKIIELFKSNENVKGEFTMVLNLIKKKEIKVSKYSKVK
- a CDS encoding DNA polymerase III subunit delta, which gives rise to MLSLNVKKIIDNIFLNKKLSHCYLFNLINHTEDQEVLHYFISKIEGDDVDLKNTQNIYTIEALDKKTIKKEDILEAFKNIDSTSQFDNKKKIIIIQNVDLATLNGINSILKIIEEPIQNSLILLTTSNISRVLPTIKSRSFLINVFASSNKKDAYDLFFNLTKSKRYSLMLCETFDNQEQAKELLDDKTKELALSLIVALEKSWKNKYQLYTYLSSNLTIEKKEFSYFLLKSLAYFFRLILLSSPNPEELRLISKITKKNFEIPKNTINNLNTFIYDVNNFIINVEANTSFALQKEILLSKLMEYYG
- the tmk gene encoding dTMP kinase produces the protein MFITFEGLDGSGKTTVIEKVTELLHKKFPELKYILTREPGGKDIVEAERIREIILDKSSKISPVTEALLYSASRRIHLEHVIWPSLKEKKLVLCDRFIDSFYAYQGYARELGIDFATSLTELIIDNTIPDLTIFFDINPADSKKRRLANRLVHDRMDDETEIFHNKVYDGYLKIIDKDKNNRFIIVDASKSFDEVVEQVIQKLMENEKFLRYLKDVKLKC